CCACCGGACCTCAGGGCCGCATGGGCCCGGCCGGCGCCTGGgacggcggggtgggggggtgcagagcGGCATGCCCGGGAGGAGGCACCCACGGCGCCCCAGGCTGCGAGCTTTGCCCTGCCCGAGGGTACGGTGCACTCGCAGGAGGCTCCTTCCGTCCTCCGTGACAGTGTTGGTGTGAAAGGCGTTACGTCAGTCGGTGCCTCCTCGCACCTCGGGGATGACCGCCCCGGCCGTCCACTCAGTCTTCTCGCGCGGGGCCCGCCCTGTGCTGGGGAACGCTGCTCGTTCGGGGATCTTCCCCACGTGTCGGTGGGCCAGCTTGCTAGGGCCCTGCCCCCCTGTTTGCACTGCTGTCCTGAGAGGTGCCGgtctatcattttctttcctgtaaaGCCTCGACAGATTTGGGGGGCGAAGTTGCGGCGGCCTCATCACACCCCGGGACAGAGTTCCCTACTCCTTGGTTTTCAGAAAGAATTTGTGAAAGACCCTGTTTATTCCTTCCTTAAATACTTGCGAGGACTCACCTGGGAAGCCGTGTGAGCGTGGGGTTTTCTCTGCGGATGGTTTTTGACTGTGAATTCACTTTTATGCGTGGTGGCCCCTCTATTTGTCTGGTTATTgatgatttgtgttttcttttttttttcttgctcgaTCTTGCAGTGGATTATCAATTTCATTAACTTTTTCAGAACCAACTTCGGGCTTCCGTGACTTTTCTCTATTGTTTATCTGGTTAGTACTTTGCTGGCTTCTGCTCtcaccttctttccttccacttaCTCTgggttttatttgcctttttctagtttcttatgGGAAATGTGTAGATCACTGACAGGAAACATTCCTTCTTTCCTAACTGAGAAGTCAGAGTTCGCATTACAAACTCCTTTAGCGAAATCCTGCACGATTGATGTGCACTCCTTTAGTGTTTTGGgttcgtttttgttttgttgggttttttaaagattttatttacttatttgagagagagagcgatggagagagcacgagcagggagcgcaggggaggagagggagaagcaggctccccgctgaccggggagccccatgcggactcgatcccaggacccgggattgTGAcccgagctgagggcagacgcccccccgccccccgggccccatGCACACACCTTTGTAGTCATCCAGTTCAGGACATTTTCTGATTTCCCCGCGACCCCTTTGACCCGGTCTTTGTTCAGGTGACCATTTACAGCCACAAACTCTGGCCCTGCCGTGGCTGCTTGCCGTGCCCCCTGTCCTCCCCAGGTCGCGACAACGacgatgtgtgtgtgttttttttttttaaagatttatttatttattcatgatagacatagagagagagaaagaggcagagacacaggaggagggggaaacaggctccatgcaccgggagcctgacgtgggattcgatcccgggtctccaggatcgcgccctgggccaaaggcaggcgccaaaccgctgcgccacccagggatcccgatgtgtgtgtttttgttttcatttgtctctgggtattttctttctttctttttttttttttttttttctgagtattttctcatttccctccCGACCTCTGACGGTCGGCTGTTGATGTGGAACTGTGGTTGCTCACTTTCCCATTATTTGCGGGGCCGCGAGTTATCTTCCTGTTACGGGTTTCTAATCTAATCCCGCCATGGCCCAGAGCACCCCTGGCGGGCTCTCCACCCTGGGGAGGGACCCCTGGCTTGCCGCAGGCTTGGTGGCAGCGGCGTGGTGGCGTTGCCGTGCGCCCCGTGCCCCGCGGCGCGTCCCTGCGCCGAGGCCGGGCCGACCCCTCCTGCCCCAGTCTGTCCCCGAGCAGTGGGGGTGCCTGAACTGTGGGGGGAGCGCGCGTGTCTAGGCTGCCCCCGGGCACCCACCCCCCGCAGCGAGCCTGCAGGCGTGACCCGCGGGCACTCGTCCCGGCCAGGGCACAGGGGAGAGAACCCGGCGTGACTCCCTCAGCGCCAGGGGAGTCGGCTTCACCCCGCAATCCTGTCGTCGAAGGGGCCGCCGCCGGCCTTCTGTGTTAGACTTAGTTACGCTCAGTCTCCGGGATGCTCTCCGGCCAGATCTTTGCCAACGTTTTCCTGCAGTGCCCACCTTGGACGCGTTCACAGATCTCCTTCGTGTACTTGCCACTTGCCACTTGTGTACCCACAGCCACGCGGAACAAAACAGAGCCGTGAACGAGGAGCCGCCGTTGCATAAGGCGGTCTCTGTGTCAAGGAAACTCGCCTCCACCGTATCTGCTGCGTGTCtgtctcactctttttttctttttacttcgtacacggtatttttttttttccaggcagaaatgtttacttttcattaggtcagattttttttggccttttcttGCGAGGGTCTGGATTTTCTCCGTCGCCCAAGGTCTCCCGGGGAGGAAGGCTGTTCTGAGGTCAGAAATGGCCCAGCGTCTTCTCCCAGCGCTGCTACAGCTGCGGCTTGTCCGCCTGGAGCATGAGACCAGGTTCATCCCCTTGTCTTAGCCTGTTGACCGACTTCGGCCAAGGTCGGTGGGACACACGGACgagccaggagggaggaggagcctgaGCCAGTcctggggacagaggaaggagggaggttcCAGAAGGAGGGCTGGGCTGGCCACAGGCCCCGAGGTTCACCCCACGCGAGCAGCACACGTGACGCTCCGGACACTCACTCATCCCGCATCTTCGCCGAGGGCCTGCCGTGCGCCAGGCACCGTCCCGGGCACGAGGGAGGCAGTAGCGAACCCGGCAGCCAGGAGATTAAACAGAGAAGTGTCGTGTCAGATCATGATCCTTGAGACCAAGGCAGGCCAGGGGGTGAGAGGGCTGCTGCAACTGAGCAGGGAGAGCAGGTCCGAGCGGAGCCCCGTGGCAGGAGAGAGCCGGCACGAGTGGGGTCGCACACCGGGTTCTCGCCGCGCAGAGGCCCCATGGCAAGCCGGCGCCGGGTCTCGGGGGGACCAGGGATGCCAGCGCCCCTGGAGTCCAGCACAGGACAGGAGGTGGGGTGACGGATGGTTTGGGACGGGCAGCCAGAGGTTTCACCAGGGCATGCCCATGGCCCCCACAGCACCCGTCAAGGCAGAGCACAGGGCTTCCCCCGGGATGGGGCTGTGTTTCTTCAGACCCCCGCGGTAGGGGCCGTCCCCCCTCCCTGGCTCCCGAGGTTGGCCACGGCCCCTCAGGCCCCCAGGATCCTGGGCGCCAGGAGGGCTCCTCAGAGTGCTCACCTGCCCGCTCCCAGCACCTGGCCACGTTCATCATGGACAAGAGTGAGGCCATCGTGTCCGTGGATGACGCCATCCGGAAACTGGTGCAGCTGAGCTCCAAGGAGAAAGTGTGGACGCAGGAGATGCTGCTGCAGGTCAACGATCAGTCGCTGCGGCTGCTGGACATAGAGTCCCAGGTGTGCCCGAGCAGCAGGGCAGCGAGGGCAGCCGGGGACAGTGACCCCGATGCTGGCTGGGCCTCTGTGCGGGGGcgggacaggcagaggagggcagagggcaggcagggcagggagcacTGCCCGGGCTGAGGAGCCAGCGGAGCCACGTCACAACACACACCGGTCCACCCCGGGCAAGGGCTCGTCTGCTCCGAGGCAGGGCCACATCCAGGGCTGCGTGGCCATGGCTGCAGCCACGCCCGGCCGGGTCTAGGTCTGCGTCTGCCACCGGGCCGCAGCCCTGTGTGCGTCTGTGTCCACTGCACACCCCAGGGCTGGCTGGCAAGTCGTGCCCTCCGCCCAGGTGGCCCCGTGGCTGCGAGCCCGGTCAGTACCCCTGTCTGCCGCGGCCCCGCCCACATCGAGCCCCCTGTCCCCCAGGAGGAGCTGGAGAACTTCCCGCTGCCCACCGTGCGGCACAGCCAGACGGTGCTGAACCAGCTGCGCTACCCCTCGGTGCTGCTGCTCGTGTGCCAGGACTCGGAGCAGAGCAAACCTGACATCCACTTCTTCTACTGCGACGAGGTGGAGGTGAGGAGGGGCCGGGGCCTGGCTGGGGGGCATGGGCCTGGGCCAGCCTGAGCCCCAGTGTCCCCTCCCAGGCGGACCTGGTGCATGAGGACATCGAGAGCGCGCTGGCCGACTGCCGTCAAGGGAAGAAGATGCGGCCACAGACCCTGAAGTaggcgtggggggtgggggggcagctgcgggctgggggtggggggcggggccaggctgAGCCGGCCTCCCCCTGCCCGGTCCAGGGGCCACCAGGAGAAGATCCGGCAGCGGCAGTCggtcctgcccccccccaagGACCCGGCCCCCATCCCCTTCCAGCGCTACGGCAGTGACTCCCCAACCAGCAAGAACCGGGTGGGCCCGCCGATGCCGCTCAGTGAGCCAGGTTTGCTGGTGGATGGTGGACCCAGGCTGGGGCCACATTCGGaggtggcggggggagggggagggggaggggcggctcCTCACTAgcactgtctctgcctctgccgtCAGGCTTCCGCCGTCGGGAGTCGCAGGATGAGGAGCCCCGAGCCCTGCTGGCCCAGAAGATAGAAAAGGAAACGGTGGgtcttggggcgggggggtgggtggcGCCCCCACCTCCGGGCCCCACGGGggggcccctccagcccccagccagcACCCAGGGACAAGAGACAGTGGGCCGGGCTGTCTCTGCAGCGCTGGGGGTGCCTGAGGCTGACCCCCGCCTCCCTCTGACCCCCAGCAAATCCTCAACTGTGCCCTGGACGACATCGAGTGGTTCGTGGCTCGGCTGCAGAAGGCGGCAGAGGCTTTCAAGCAGCTGAACCAGcgcaagaaagggaagaagaaggggaagaaggggccAGCAGGTGCGGAGGGGGGCGCTCCACGGGACTggcggggatggggggggagggagggaccgGCAGGGGGatgggaggcggggagggggccgctGAGCTGCAGGAGGTCCAGTCTGAGGAGGTGGGCTGCTGAGGGCGAGGCCGGTGACGGTGACGGCCGGCCAGCTCATGGCCCCGCATTCCAGAGGGGGTCCTCACGCTGCGGGCACGGCCCCCCTCCGAGGCCCAGTTTGTCGACTGTTTTCAGAAGATCAAGCTGGCTATCAACCTTCTCGTGAGTGCACAAGCCCCTCCCAGTCCCTCTGCGCCGATCCGGGGTCCCTGTCCCCCATCCCAGCACCATCCCCACCCCGTCTGTCCCTCTGCACCAACACTGGGGGGTCCGgggtccctcctgccccccatcccAGCACCATCCCCACCCCGTCTGTCCCTCTGCACCAACACTGGGGTTTCTGgcgtccctcctgccccccatccccagaTCCCCAGCACCATCCCCACCCCGTGTGCCCCCCCCAGGCCAAGCTGCAGAAGCACATCCAGAACCCCAGCGCTGCAGAACTCGTGCACTTCCTCTTCGGACCTCTGGACCTGGTGCCTGGAGGGCCCCGGGGAGGCTCGCCCCTGGGTGGAGGTTGGGGAGGCCGAGGCCCACCCTGGGCAGGCAGCTGGGGCCTGGAGGCCAGGTGGCGAGTGAGGCCGGCCTGTGGTGTTGCCAGGAGGCGGCTGGGCCTGGGGTCTGGTGGGCAGGGCCTCCTCTGAACCCCACTGTCCCCAGATCATCAGCACCTGTGGGGGCCCAGACATCGCCCGCTCCGTCACCAGCCCCCTGCTTTCCCGCGATGCCGTGGGCTTCCTGCGAGGCCACCTGGTCCCCAAGGAGACGATGCTGTGGGAGTCTCTCGGGGAGACATGGACTCGTCCTCGGTGCGGGAGCAGGACAAGGCAGGGAGGGCCAGGATGGGGGTCCCCTGCCAGGCGGTGCGCATGCTCACCCCAGGGCCCCCCATCTCCAGCTTTGAGTGGCCGCGGGAGCCCCTGGTGCCCCTGTACGTGCCCAAGTTCCACAGCGGCTGGGAGCCACCCCTGGACGTGCTGCAGGACGCTCCCTGGGAAGTGGAGGCCCCGGAGAACGAGGTCAGTGCCCCCAccgccccagccctcctccctgccccccccatgTCCCTGCTCTCACCGCCCCTCTCGAGCCCGCCCTCCCCCGCCAAGCCCCGCGGTCCTTTCTTCCCACAGCTGATCCCAGCAAACCGGCTATCCTTTCGAAGCTCCCCCAAACACAACCTGGTATCTGAGCCCACATGTCCACCTCCGGGAGACATCCCCCCCGCAGTCAGCTCCCCGCAGGCTCACAGGTAAGTTCCCCCAGAAACACGGAGCCTTGGATACAAGTGTGCTGCCACCAGGTGGCAGCCAGCGCCTCGTTCACGGCGCTCAAAAAAGCATTTTTCCAAACAAGAACCGGGTTTTCGTTCTGACTTTATAAtataaaactgaagagaaaatgCCAAAAGCCACTTATAAATCAGGACCCGAATATATCgtctccttctgtgtcttctgCTGTGTGTTGTTCAGTCATGGTTACAAGTTTCCTAAACCTCGCCAATCCCTGTCCCCGCCCCGATCGCCCAGGATTCAGTttcaggaggggagggggctgaaATCTGCGTCTTCAACAGGTGCCCCCCTCGCAGCGCCCCCACTGCCAGCCTCATGCCCGGCCTCATGCAGGGACCCGCCTAGGGCCGCGCTTGAAGAAACAGTTTCGTCCCTTGACCTCGAGCCCCCGGCCGGTCCGTCCCGGCCAGTCCTGGCTCTGGCCACTTAGGCCTCAGCCGCCTCCCCTGGGTGGGGTCCCCAAGGCCTGTGGCTGAGCGAGGAGCTGCCCTGATGACCGGGGCCGGACTGGCCGGGAGAGGACAGCCCAGCCTGGGTGCAGCACAGGCCTGCCCTGCGCTGGCTGGGCCCCCACGCCATGCCCCTGAGGCTCATGGGCAGCCCCCACGGGCGCCCGGGTGCCGCCTgtggcctctcctcctcccttgtgGGGATGGCGGTGACCCCGTCATTTCCCGGGAGCTAGCCTGGCGCTgggtcccgggggcggggcctggcctcCCCTGAGACAGCCCTGGCCGGGCAGGCCTGGCTGTGCCCACAGGCCCCTGGGCCACCCCCGCCCGCATGGCCCCCACCTCTGTGCAGGGGCCCCAGGCGCTCTGGGGCTGTCACAGTTTCCATTCCCGGCTGACGCGCAGCCTCTCCTCGGCGCCCTGAGCGCTGGAGGAGGAGCTCGCACCTGGGAAGCCGCTCCCCACCCGCCCGGGCCTCAGCCTCCTGTTCCACGCAGGGGCTACGCACCCGCGCCAGCCATGGCCAAGTATGTCAGGATCCTCTATGACTTCACGGCCCGCAACGCCAACGAGCTGTCAGTGCTCAAGGACGAGGTCCTGGAGGTgagcagggccaggggctggaggcGGCTGTTCAGGGGCATAGGGCaggcggggccggggtgggggggcaggggccaggagcCCGTCGCTGGCTTGCCTGTCCAGACCCTGTCCCGGACCCCCGACCCTGGGCTCCAGTCTGGGGCCACAGCCCCCCCACAGCACCGCGGGGTGCAGGGGCCTCCCCGTCTCGGGGATCTCAGAGGGGGCGCAGGGcccctgggctgggctgagctaggccttctgggctgggctgggctgggctcggCTGCAGGAGGGGCCTTCTCTGAGCGGGGGACCCTCCAGCTCTCAGCCAGGGCTCACAGGCACCCAGGGCTCACAAGGGTTCAcaggcacccaggggcccccttgAGACACCGTCTGTTCGGTGTCAGCCCTGAATCCAGGCCATCCACCCGAGGACAGAAAGTGGGGCGGCCTGGGGGGTGGTCTATGTGCAAAGGCCAGAGGGCCCCGCTCAGGCTGCTGCTGAGGCcaggtgggggaggtgggaggcgcTGGCaggacaggggctcctggggggacTTGGGACTGCCCCACGGGGCTGGGGGAGGCGCCGCCTTGGAGGAAATGCCTGTAACCGTCTGTGGCCCCTGTAAAgggggcccccaccccccgcgcgcTGGCGCCCATAGCAGGGTGCCGTGAGCGGGGGTGACGGAGGGGCGGCCCGCAGGTGCTGGAGGATGACCACCAGTGGTGGAAGCTTCGCAATCGCAGCGGCCAGGCGGGCTACGTGCCCTGCAACATCCTGGACGAGACTCGGCTGGAGGACGCCCCCCTGGATCAGGTGAGCGGAGGAGCGAGCGCTCTgcggaggggggtggggcacagagggggaggggcgggtgCAGAGCCCCGAGCCCAGAATGCtccctgggggcggggtggggcagcGGGCCGGCCcggggaggggcgcggagggAGGAGGAGCCGAAGCCGACGGCGCCCCCACccgctcccctctccccacccccgccccgcaggccggTCTGAAATACTGGGGTCCCTCCAGCCCCACTCACAAGCTGCCCCGGAGCTTCGCGGGGGACAAAGACGGTGAGGGGCGCTGCGGCCGGGGACGTGGGCACCGGGGCTGAGCCCggggggaggcggcgggcggAGGGTCGGGGCGGCTGGGGCGGGGCTGAGCGCGGGGCGCCGCCCGCAGAGTTGATCCACCACATGGACGAGGTCAACGACGAGCTCATCAGGAGGATCAGCCACATCAGGACGCAGCCGCAGCGGAACTTCCGCGTGGAGCGCAGCCAGCCCGTGGGCCTGCCGCTCACCTACGAGTCCGGGCCCGCAGAGGTCCGCGCCTGGCTGGAGGCCAAGGCCTTCAGCGCCCGgtgagagcgggggggggggggggggggggggcgggggggggggtgtgca
The Canis lupus familiaris isolate Mischka breed German Shepherd chromosome 18, alternate assembly UU_Cfam_GSD_1.0, whole genome shotgun sequence genome window above contains:
- the EPS8L2 gene encoding epidermal growth factor receptor kinase substrate 8-like protein 2 isoform X2, which gives rise to MHETSQYHVQHLATFIMDKSEAIVSVDDAIRKLVQLSSKEKVWTQEMLLQVNDQSLRLLDIESQEELENFPLPTVRHSQTVLNQLRYPSVLLLVCQDSEQSKPDIHFFYCDEVEADLVHEDIESALADCRQGKKMRPQTLKGHQEKIRQRQSVLPPPKDPAPIPFQRYGSDSPTSKNRVGPPMPLSEPGFRRRESQDEEPRALLAQKIEKETQILNCALDDIEWFVARLQKAAEAFKQLNQRKKGKKKGKKGPAEGVLTLRARPPSEAQFVDCFQKIKLAINLLAKLQKHIQNPSAAELVHFLFGPLDLIISTCGGPDIARSVTSPLLSRDAVGFLRGHLVPKETMLWESLGETWTRPRFEWPREPLVPLYVPKFHSGWEPPLDVLQDAPWEVEAPENELIPANRLSFRSSPKHNLVSEPTCPPPGDIPPAVSSPQAHRGYAPAPAMAKYVRILYDFTARNANELSVLKDEVLEVLEDDHQWWKLRNRSGQAGYVPCNILDETRLEDAPLDQAGLKYWGPSSPTHKLPRSFAGDKDELIHHMDEVNDELIRRISHIRTQPQRNFRVERSQPVGLPLTYESGPAEVRAWLEAKAFSARIVENLGILTGPQLFSLNKDELKKVCGEEGIRVYSQLTVQKAVLEEQQGGSELEELMSKFHSKNQRRVEDDS
- the EPS8L2 gene encoding epidermal growth factor receptor kinase substrate 8-like protein 2 isoform X1, whose translation is MSQLGSVSCCPGAANGSLGRSDGVTKMSAKDLFEQRKKYSNSNIIMHETSQYHVQHLATFIMDKSEAIVSVDDAIRKLVQLSSKEKVWTQEMLLQVNDQSLRLLDIESQEELENFPLPTVRHSQTVLNQLRYPSVLLLVCQDSEQSKPDIHFFYCDEVEADLVHEDIESALADCRQGKKMRPQTLKGHQEKIRQRQSVLPPPKDPAPIPFQRYGSDSPTSKNRVGPPMPLSEPGFRRRESQDEEPRALLAQKIEKETQILNCALDDIEWFVARLQKAAEAFKQLNQRKKGKKKGKKGPAEGVLTLRARPPSEAQFVDCFQKIKLAINLLAKLQKHIQNPSAAELVHFLFGPLDLIISTCGGPDIARSVTSPLLSRDAVGFLRGHLVPKETMLWESLGETWTRPRFEWPREPLVPLYVPKFHSGWEPPLDVLQDAPWEVEAPENELIPANRLSFRSSPKHNLVSEPTCPPPGDIPPAVSSPQAHRGYAPAPAMAKYVRILYDFTARNANELSVLKDEVLEVLEDDHQWWKLRNRSGQAGYVPCNILDETRLEDAPLDQAGLKYWGPSSPTHKLPRSFAGDKDELIHHMDEVNDELIRRISHIRTQPQRNFRVERSQPVGLPLTYESGPAEVRAWLEAKAFSARIVENLGILTGPQLFSLNKDELKKVCGEEGIRVYSQLTVQKAVLEEQQGGSELEELMSKFHSKNQRRVEDDS